Sequence from the Methanosarcina siciliae T4/M genome:
CGGCTACCTGGCTCCCGGTGATCGAAACCCCATCAACAAGATCCTCATCTATGATTTCCATGGCAGTTTTAGAGTTGATCAGCAGGGTCTTAAACACATTTTCAGGCAGTCCGGCTTCGGTAAAAACTTTTTCAATCCCAAGAGCCGACATTGGCACGTTTCCTGCATGCTTCAGCAGGCACACGTTTCCGGCAGTCAGTGCGGGAACTGCAAACCTGAAAGCCTGCCAGAAAGGGAAGTCCCAGGGCGCGATCCCGAGAATAATTCCCAGAGGCTCAAAGGTGACATAGCTCTTTTCGGCTTCCGTTTCCACAACTTCATCTTTCAGAAACTCTGCTGAATTTTCCGCGTAATAGTCACAGAGACATGCGCAATTATCAACCTCTCCAAGAGCTTGCCTGATAGGCTTTCCCATTTCTTTTGTGATAATTTCGGCGTACGCCCTTTTGTTCTGTCGGAGTACCTCAGCTGCCCGTGCAATATACCTGGTTCTTTCCTCAACCGAAAGCGAGCTCCAGCCTGAAAAAGTAGCTCTGGACTTTTTGATCTGCTCTTCGCAGTCTCCGAAAGATAATGCATCGAAAATCCAGTTTACTTCTTCAGTATAAGGATTAATAGATTTGATTTTCATGACCTCCCCCCTAAAAAGAGTCTTTTAGTAATATTGAAATTCCCGCTATTAGAATTTAAGGACAGGTAAAACTCTTAAAAGGAAAATGTGATCAAAATTATCTTGAAGTTCCTGTTTCCGGAATGAACTTCCATGTCATCTGGCCAAGTAAAAAATGAACTAAATAACGAAACTATGTTCAGAAGCTGGCAGTAATAGTTATAAAACCAGAAATATTAATTATAGAGCACTCAATAAATGGGGGGAAAATATGAGAAAAGCATTGCTTGTTTTAATGGTTATTTTTGGCGTATTCCTGGCAATAGGATGTACAGGTACCGAACAACCGAATGAAACAGGAACTCCAACTGAAAAGATAACTGAAACTGAAGAAATGGCTGCAACCGAAAAAATGACTGCAACCGAAGAAATGGCTGCAACCGAGGAGATGACTGCAACCGAAGAAATGGCTGCAACCGAAGAGATGACTGCAACCGAAGAGATGACTGCAACCGAAGAGATGACTGCAACCGAAGAGATGATGAACGAGACAGAAGAAATGAATGTAAGTGACGTAGGAGGCGCAGAAGAAGAGGAAATTCTAGCTGGAGAGGAAATGACAGCTGCAGAGGAAGAAGATAATGAAACTGAAACCGCAACAGAAAGGACCGGAGTAATCCAGGTAACTCCTACCAAATAAATGATGGATGCGGCAGTTCAAAACTCTGCTTTTGATTCTAAACAGTTTGCAGTATTAAATATGATAATATTTCAATATGGATGAATAAGGGTTTTCGAAAACAAATGAAGGCGTAATTACAGCATTTTAGTCTGATAAACAGAATAAGAAACATTTAAGATCTGTTTCTTGAAAAAAACTTCCATGGATTCCTTTATTCAGTCCATCTAATATTGAATGGTTATGTAGATCGATTATTTTTAAATATGTCTTTTTAAATATCTCATCTTTATATCAGTTGAGCTATGCTTATGCTTTTTCGTTTTGTCAAGTTGCCGAACACCTTAAATAGCCTTATTTTTAGAGTCTTTTGTTATTATGTTTAGAACCTGGTAGGAATTATTATCAAATCAAACTATTATTTATAAACATCTGATAGATCTGATATTTAAGTGGGGAGACGATGAGAAGAAAATTTGTTCTTTTGCTAGTTTTATTTAGCGTCTTTATGGCAATAGGATGTACAAGCAACATGGGCAATAACACTCAAATATCTGCAACTCCAACCGAAACGCCTCCAATCCCAGTTGAAGAACCTGCAACGGTGCCGGATTCAAATGTAATGCCTGAAACCGGAGGTGAAGGAAAGATTGTTGAAGTATCGATTAAAAATTTTTCCTTTAACCCGGAACCGGTCAAGAAGTTCCATTCTAATTTTTTTGATGTAGTCAAGAAGTTTTGAAATGGAAGATATTTTAATATGTTGTAATAAATTCAAATTTCAAAAATAAAAGAATTGAATTCCAATTAAAAGGCAAACTTTGTATATTGAATATATCACAGTTAAAACTTTCAATTTTTCTTTGTAAAGATTAGGGCCTATACACAGAACAATCGTGGATGATAATATAGGAACTTAAAAGTCTTCTCAGGGGCAAATTATTTAAGAAAAACAGTTACCCTTTTAAATCATGATTTATCCTTTCAAGTACAACTTTTCTGCAAGTTCCGGATTTTTCCATTTAAACATTAGTGGCAGTCCTGCATATTTTCAGTACGATACTGTTAACTTAAATAAACCCAAAGTTTCATGTAGAAAACAGCCGGAAATATACGTTTAAATCAGGAAAAATCAGGAAATAAAAACAAAATAACAAAATGGAAATGACTCCTACAGACCCCCTTTATTTTGGCGTTCTTATTTTTACAGGTGCCTTTGCAGGCATTATCTCAGGGCTTCTGGGTATAGGGGGAGGCTTTATTATGTCTCCTGTCCAGTACTGGCTTTTGCAGGAAACCGGGATGGACCCGGATCTGGCCATAAGGGCGGCTCTCGGAACAAGCCTCTTTGTGATCCTGATAAACGCTATAATTGTTACCCAGAAATATCACAAAAACCATGCAGTGCTCTGGAAACCGGCTCTGATTATGGGAATTTCCGGTTCGATTGCCAGTTTCGCAGGGGCAGCAGTAGCTTCTTACCTGCCGGCCTCAACCCTGAGTACAATTTTCGGGGTCGTGATCATAATTGGAGCCCTGAAAACTTATACCACCCCGGCTGTAAAGAAAAAAGAGAAAATTCGCACCAATCAGGTATTTTATATCTTTGGCGGTCTCTTCATAGGCTTTTTTTCAGGTCTCCTCGGGATTGGGGGAGGAGTAGTCGGAATTCCGGTCATGTTGATTTTTCTGCATTTCGATATGAGAAAAGCTGTCGGGACCTCGGCGGCAATTATGCTCTTTACCTCTTTCGGAGGGTCAGCCGGATATATTCTCAATGGCTGGGGACAGGCCGGGCTTCCTCCTTATTCTCTTGGCTATATCAATCTCCTGAACTGGATATTACTTGTAGTCCCCGGGCTTCTTGCGGCAAGAACAGGAGCAGAAGTTGGCCATCTGGTAAACCCGGAATATTTAAAACACCTTTTTGTACTTCTTATGGTCTACGTAGGGCTGGAAATGATAGGAGTTATTTGAATTCAGGCACTTTCAATAGCTTTTACAGGGTCGAGTTTTGCAGCTTTTCTTGCAGGGTAGATACCTGAAATTATGTTTACTATGAAAGCAAAAAAGGCAGCATATAAAAAATTAAGGGGCTTTACCTCAAGAGGAAGGGTCTGAAGTCCGAAATACATTTCCTGAGGGACTTCGATTTCATAATTCTGCAGGGCAATGGTCACAATGTACCCGAGAATGATGCCGAGCACCAGACCTATGGCTCCGAGGACCAGGGACTGGAAAAGAAAGACAACCATTATGCTTTTTTGGGAAGCTCCCATCGCTTTCAGGATACCGATTTCCCTTGTCCTCTGAGCAACGATGGTGATAAGGGTATTTGCAATCCCGAAGCCTGCAATCCCGTAGATCAGAAGATAGAAGATATTCACAAAGATCATCTGGGTGTCAAGGAGGTTGAGAATATCAGCATTTGCTTCGCTCCAGCTTACGGCATCAAGCCCTGTTTCTTCTTCAATTGAGGCCGCAATGGCTTCAGCCTGGTAGGGGTCTGCAACCCGGACTCCGATGGTGCTCACAACGCCGGGCTCGTCAAAAAATTCCTGTACCGAATCGAGCCTTGCATAGGTTGTTACCTCGTCCGCAGAAGTACCGGTATGGGTTAGCCCGATAACCTTAAATGAAGTTGTTTTCGAGCCCGGAAAAACGGCATCCACCCTATCCCCCACACGGACCTCAAGGTTTTCCGCAAGCTTATCCCCGAGCAGAATCCCGTCCCTTGTGTGGACAAGGGTCATAAAATCCCCCTCTACAACATCCTTGCTCACTCTCATCACATTCTCTTCAGCCACAGGGTCAACTCCCTGAAGAGAAACCCCTTCAGCATTGTCCCTGTATTCCAGTGCCACCTGGCCCAGGTATTTAGGGGATACGGCTATAATTCCTTCTTTCTCGGCAATTCGGGCAGATGTATGCCTGTAGAGATGTATGAACTCTTCGTTCTCATCCTGAGGAGTGATGACAATATGTGGATTATTTTCTATGCTTGAGCTTATAAGTTCATCCTGAAAGCCCGAAAGCATTGCCATCATCACTGTGATCACTGCAACCGCCAGAGCAACGGCAAGTATGGCAAAAAGGGTCTGCTTTTTTCTGGATAGTACCTGCCTCAAAGCGATTTTCAGTTCATACATCTGGATAAACTCCTGGACCCACCCAAACATTAAGAATATTCCGGAGGCAAAACTATTATAAATATTCGAGTAAGTCTGACCTGCATAGCATTTTAAACCTTTGAGAAATTTAACTTCTAATTATGTTCAGGTTTTAAGACTTTTAAGTCAATATAAACCATTCTGACAGTTTAGATTTTAAGACTCTTATTCATTCTTGGAGGGCTGATTATAAAGCTGTTTCTGATACAGGAAAGAAAAATCCCTTGAATCTCTGATCCCATGCAACCTCATTTGTTATACTGAACCATTCATGTCCTGGCAGATTGTAGAATCAAAAAATGAACATTGCGACCTCTATGGGCTTAAAGGTCAAGATAATGTTATTGGTAATGGAACATATGAAAGCAGAGGCGCCCAAGAAAACAGTATGTTGCAGATGAAATTAGTCCGATTAGTTACCAGATGCATTTCGAACAAAATCCCTCTTTTTGTCACAGATGGGTTGTACGTATTTTAACTTCTGTAGAGAGCATGGGAGATTAACGTATGAAGATGAAAGAGGTGTTAAATGTAACAATACACCTGCAAGAGAATGTGGAATTACTGGTTCAAAGTGGAAACTGCGCGACCTTCTGACATTTAAGGTTGCAAAACATCAACCATATAACAATTGACGACCCTTGTTTTTTCTTTCAATAATTTTAACCATTCTTTTTCCTGTCAATGGTTCACAGGCGAGGAATATATTGCATATCTCACAACGTTCGTATTCATAATCATACCTGGTTCGTTGCCGGTTCAATTCTCCTCTAACACATCTCTTCTAATGCATGATTTTTAACAACTGATTTCTACCGCCTAATTACTACTGTCTTATTTTTCTGGTGTAACACCTTCTGTTCACAGTGTTTACCTGTTTTGCTATAAGAAAAATCTTTTATCATATCAAATGTTATAATTTTCTAAAAAAATAATAATAAACATGTAAATGCATAGAGAATTAGCAGGTTGAAATAAACGAGCTGCAAGGTAGCTTGAGCACGGTTAACCGGGGCATCTGGAGTCTTTTTAATGGCTTGAATTCCTCCGGTTTGTTGAATTATTCCCACAAAAAATGAGGATTGTCTATGAATCGGGTTTTTAAGTTCATTTTGGTCATTTTTATGCTGCTTGTTGTAATCGGAGCAAGCGCCTGTACAGATAAAGAAACGGAAGGGACTGCAGAAGGTGCGGAGTCCGGAGAAGGCTCTCAGGACCTTGTGGTGGGTGTAGGTACGGATGTCAACAGCTGGTACCTTGATATGTTTGCATCGGGAGACGCACGTTTTGTCTGGGCTCAGGTCTATGAAACCCTTGTGAGGCTTGATTCGGACCTGAACGTTATCCCCGGGCTTGCGGAGTCCTGGGAAAGTTCTGATGACGGCAAAACCTGGATCTTCCACCTGCGTGAAAATGTGACTTTCCATGACGGGACTCCTTTTAATGCGGATTCGGTTGTTTTCTCTTACTCCAACCAGTCCTATGTAAGGCAGGCCGTTTTAAGACCGGTCCAGAGTGTGGAAGCTCTTGACGACCATACCGTGCAATTCGTCCTGGCAAAACCCATGCCTCTGCCTTTTTACCTGACCCACGTAGCCTGGCCTGTAATGGGTCCGAGCTGCCTTGATGCCGAAGGGAATTTTGTCAAACCCGTTGGGACCGGGCCTTTCGAGTTTGAATCGCAGGCAAAGGACCAGGAAATAGTGCTCACAAAAAACGAAGCCTACTGGGGAGAAAAGCCGTTGCTTGATAAGGTTACGTTCAAAGTAATCCCGGAGGCCGCTACGCGGGTAATTGCCCTTGAGACCGGAGAGGTGGACATGATCATCAAGGTTCCTGAGTACGATGTCGCAAGGCTCGAAGCTGAAGAGGGAATCCGGATACACAGGAAACTCACGACCTTTACGGACTTCCTGCAGTTCAACTGCGAAAAGTCCCCCTTCGATGATACGAGGGTACGCCAGAGTGTTGCTTATACAATCGATACCGAGACTCTCGTAAACGAAGTGCTTGAAGGTATCGGGGAGCCGGCAGGCGGAAGGGCCTATTCCCCTGTAATGATGTACTCGGACCCTGACCTTGAGACATATACCCCGGACCTTGATAAGGCAAAGGCTCTCCTTGAGGAAGCCGGATGGAAAGATGCTGATGGGGACGGGATTGCAGAAAAGGATGGAGAACCCCTGCATGTGACCCTTGTAGTAAGTAAAGGGGTCTGGGCAGCCAGGCATAACCCCATGGCTCAGGTTGTGCAGGGCGCCCTTAAGGAAATAGGAATGGATGTGGAAATCCAGGTGCTTGATGACGGAGCCATAAGCAAACTCGAAAGCGCTGGAGACTTTGATATGATACTCAGGAGCGGTTATTTCGTCTGGGGACCTTACCCGAGGCATTTCTTCGTACACCATTCCGGAAACCCCTATTCGCATTACAACAATGAGACCTATGACCAGCTCGTCGACGAAGCCGATATGACCCTTGATTCGCAGGAGCAGGAAGAGCTCTATCATTCCCTGCAGGTTTTTGTGATCGATGAAGTTCCGGCTTTTTACCTTGTACATGAGGAAAAGATCGTTGCAACCGGACCTGCGGTAAACGGGTATGTCATAAGTTCCGAAGACCCCTGGCTGAACCTTTCAGGGGTCTACCTGGAAAGAACGTAAGGTGCAAAGCCCGGAAGATGCCCATGTGGAAGTACATAGCAAAACGTCTGGCAATGGTTTCCGTCGTAATCGCAGGAGTTACGCTTGTAGCTTTTTCTGCGATGTACCTTGCTCCCGGCGACCCTGCCGAGGTTATCGCCCTTGCAAGGTACGGAGACGACCTGAGTGCCAGCCAGATTGAAACCCTGAGCGATGCAGAAGGGCTTGATGCTCCCGTGCATATGCAGTACCTCATATGGATGGGGCACCTGCTCCGGCTGGACTTCGGAAAATCGCTTGTGACTTCCGAAGATGTCCTTACTGAAATCCTCCAGAAACTACCTGCAACTGCAGAACTTGCAATTGTCAGCCTGCTGGTTTCCCTGCTGATCGCCCTGCCCACTGGAGTCCTGGGCGCACTCAGAAAAAACACCCTGCTTGACAGCGGCTGTATGTTTGTTTCTCTGGTAGGGGTTTCCGTTCCGAACTTCTGGCTTGGGCTTCTTCTGATCTGGCTTTTTGCCCTGACCCTCCACCTCTTCCCAAGTTTCGGGTACGGAGGCCTGGAACACTTTGTACTTCCTGCTCTCACCCTTGGCAGCTCAATGGCTGCGGTTACTGCAAGGCTCACCCGGGCAAGCCTGCTGGAAGTACTGGGGCAGGATTACATCCTGGCTGCCCGGGCCAGGGGCTTTGACGAGCGCACCGTCCTTTTCCGGCATGCCCTGAAAAATGCTTTGCTCCCGGTTATTACATTTGCAGGAATGCAGTTCGGATACCTTCTGGGGGGGGCCGTGATTGTGGAAAGCATCTTTTCCTGGCCAGGCATTGGAAAACTTCTTGTCGACTCGATTTTTGCGAGGGACTTTTCCATGGTCCAGGGCTGTGTCCTCTTTATTGCCGTGCTCTTTTCCCTCTCCAGCCTTGTAGTCGATATCCTGTATGCAGTGCTTGACCCGAGGATAAGATATGACCGATCTGATTGAAAGAACCGTGAGAACTGAAAAGGCATACCTGGCTGAAAAAAGGTTGAGTTTCGGGGAATTCAGGAAGAACAGACTTGCAGTCTCGGGTATCCTGCTTATCACCGTCCTCTGCGTTCTGGCCCTATTTGCCCCAAACCTTGCTCCGCACGACCCCCTTGCCCAGAGACTTGACAGCAGGCTTCTTTCTCCTTCTCTGGAATATCCTTTCGGGACCGATGAATTGGGGCGCTGCATTTTTTCAAGGGTTATCTACGGCACACGCATTTCTCTGGGTATCGGTCTTCTTGTAGTTGCGGTAACATCCATTGCAGGCACATCCCTGGGGCTGCTTTCCGGGTACAGGGGTGGCATGCTGGATGAAGCCATAATGAGAGGAGTAGATATCGTGATGGCTTTTCCCAACATCATCCTTGCCCTTGTGATTGCAGGGCTGATGGGTCCTGGCTTTTCAAGTGTAGTCCTAGCCCTTGTTTTTACCCAGTGGCCTGCTTACGCCAGGCTCGTGCGCGGACAGGTGCTGTCTCTCAGGAAGAGGGCTTTTGTGGAGGCTGCAAGGGCTTTGAGACCTTCAAGCTTCTACATAATGAGAAAACATATCCTCCCGAACTGCATGGATCCCGTAATCGTGCTTGGAACCCTTGAAATTGCGCACGTTATTATCTTTGCTTCGGCCCTGAGTTTTCTCGGACTGGGAATCCAGCCTCCTGTTCCGGAATGGGGCTCCATGCTCAAAGCCGGGATCCCATACCTATTCACAGCTCCCCATCTCACATTTTTCCCGGGCTTGATGATCATTTTCACGGTCTTTGCGTTCAATTTTGCAGGGGACGGTTTGAGGGAAAGACTTGGACAGCCTGCAGATCAGGAGGTGCTGGCAAGGTGAGTTCTCCTCTTCTTTCAATAGAGTACCTGAATGTTACTTTTAAAACCTCAAAAGGACCTCTAAAAGCCAATGAGGGTATTTCCCTTGAGATAAGGGAGGGGGAGACCCTGGGGCTTATCGGGGAGACAGGGTGTGGAAAAACCACTCTGGGAAAGGCCATTTTGAGGCTGCTCTCAGGTAACGCGAAAATTGAAGGAAAAATAGTTTACAGGGACACGGATCTTCTTTCCCTCCCCGAAAAAAAAATGAGACTTTTCAGGGGAAAGGAAATCGGAATCATGTTCCAGAACCCTTCAGCCTGTCTCAACCCTGTCCTTTCTACAGGAAGGCAGATTGCAGAAATTTACCGCTACCATGAAGGCGTGGGAAAAAAAGAAGCAGAAGAGAAAGCCGGAGAAATGCTTGAGCTTGTGGGAATAAACTCTTTGAGAGGGCATGACTACCCGCACCAGTTCAGCGGCGGGATGCTGCAGAGAGTTATGGTTGCAATAGGACTTGCCCTCAGGCCCGGACTCCTGATAGCAGATGAACCTACAAAGGGACTCGACACGGACACGAAGGTGCAGATTGCAGAGCTTATTGACGGGCTTATACGGCGGGAAAATGCTTCCATGCTCCTTATCACGCATGACCTGGAGCTTGCCGGCAGCTTTGTTGATAGAATTGCAGTCATGTATGCCGGAGAAATTGTTGAAGTCGGAAAGGCAGCTGAGGTAATTTCCAACCCCAAACATCCCTATACCCTTGACCTGCTGCATTCGCTTCCCGGAAAGGGGTTCAGGACCGTTTCAGGGCAGGCTCCGGGTCTCCTTTCTCTTCCTCAGGGATGCAGGTATCATCCCCGTTGCAGCTTCCGGCTTGAGGTCTGTTCACAGGTCCACCCGGCACTTCGAGGATTTTGTGATGAGCACCTTACCCGTTGCTTTCTCTCCGAAATGGGCAGGAGAAAGGAAACTGCTCCCCGGTCTTCCCTTACCGAACAATCTGCTCCCTCGTATGTGGAGGAGGAAGCATGAAACTGTTGAAGGTAGAGGACCTGAAAAAGTACTATTATTCAGGATTGTTCAAAAAAGAGGTCCATAAGGCAGTTGACGGGGTCAGTTTTGAGCTCGAAAGAGGAGAAACTCTAGGGCTTGTCGGAAAGAGCGGCTGCGGAAAATCTACGCTCGGGAGAACGGTTTTAAGGCTGCTTGAGCCTACTTCGGGGCGAGTCCTTTTCGAAGGGCAGGATATCTCGGGCTTTAAAGGCAGTGCCCTGAAAAATCTGGGGATCAGAATGCAGATTATTTTTCAGAACTCGGAATCCTGCCTGAACCCGAGGATGAAGGTCTATGAGGCCATTGCAGAACCCCTGCGGCTTCACAGGCTTTGTGAAAGGGACGAAGAAAAAGGACGGGTGCAGGAGCTTATCGAAGCAGTTTCCCTGAGTGAAGAACTGCTTTTCCGCTATCCCCGGGAGTTGAGCGGAGGTCAGCTCCAGAGAATTGCAATAGCCAGAGTCCTTGGCATGAAACCTGAGTTCATAGTTGCGGATGAACCCACATCCATGCTTGACCCGCTTGTCCAGGCCCAGATCCTTTCCCTGCTGAAAAGCCTTCAGGAAAACTACGGGATCAGTTTCCTTTTTATCTCACATGATATGGAAGTTGTAAAGTGGATGAGCGATGAGATCGCGGTTATGGAAGAGGGAAAAATAATTGATTTCAGGTAATCTCCAATTGATTTCCGATTAGTTTCCAATTGATTTCCGATTTGCTACCATCGGTTTCCGATTGATTTCCAATTGATTCTTTCATATCTGGCAGTTACATGCTAGCAATTACATTCAATGAAAAGACGAAAAGAAAGCGTAAAAAAGAAAGTGTAAAAGGAGATTGAACATGAAAGTAAAGAACGAATTAATGGAAACTCCAGCTGTGGATTCGGACCGTCTCGTCAAGACCATGGAAAACTCGACCAGGGGACTGAAAGAGTACAGGTTGATCGGTACGGCTCTTGAACTTGAAGTTTTTGAAGCTCTGAAAACCCCCCTTCGGGCAGGGGAACTTGCCGAAAAAATGGGTTTTGATCCGGTGTTAGTCCCTCATTTCTGTGAAGCTCTTGTCAGGCTCGGGATGCTGGACAGGGTTGAGGAGGTAGCTGAGGAAGAGGGGAAGGAAAAAGAGGGCGAGGAAAAAGCCGGAAAAAGCCCGGTTTTGCCCCGGTATGTGAATTCGGAACTTACCGCTACTTATCTCCTAAAGGAAAGTCCTTTTTCTCAGCATCAATATCTTTCCGAAATGTCCAGAAATGCTGCCCTCTGGACCCGTTTGCCTGAGCTTATTAAGCAGGGGCCGGTAGTTGTAGATAAAGGTCCTTTTTTCTGGGGGATTATAAGTTGCATGGCTGAAAACACCCGTTGTGGCCTGCTCCAGGAAGCTGTATGTACGGTTATGGAAAGCGTTGATCTGGGAAAGGTCAGAAGACTCCTGGACATGGGAGGAGGACACGGACTTTATTCCATTGCTTTTGCAAAAATGAACGAGCAGTTAGAAGCCTTTGTATTCGACCTTCCCCCTGTAACCATAAAAACGAAGCAGTATATTGAAAAATACGGGGCTTCCAATGTGGACGTAATTCCCGGAGACTTCTTTAAGGACGAACTCGGTACCGGGTACGACATGGTCTTCTCGTCCTTTAACCCTGGCGGCAAGGCTCCCGAACTTATTCCGAAAATCGCTTCAGCCCTGAACGAGGGGGGTTTTTTCGTAACCCTGCAGGTCCCTGACGAAAATACCGAATTTGACCCTCTCTTCAGCCTGGACTGGAACCTCTGGACCTTTGAAGACACAAAGAAAGGAGGTACTGGATACTGCTTTGAAAACAGCGTTCCTTTCAATGAATATATCGGGATGCTGGGGGATTACGGGCTTGAAGTATTCAGGATCCTGGACCTGAAAGAGGGGTCAAGGATGGTGTTTACAAAAAAGAAGTGAAACTTCGGGGCTTGAACGGGGCCATTTTCATGCTAGACGCAGAAGAGTGGTCTTGCAAATTGTCTTTCAATTAGTGAGGAATAATGAAGGAGTGAAAAGAGAACAGATCAAAATATAGCCAGAATTATATAGCCAGAATTTGGAGATTGCTGAGGGCACTGTAACACTGTAAGAAACTAACAGATAGAAATGATCTATGGAGTTTTTCCAATACATTAATTATGCCTGATTCCTAAGATCTGATGTCCTGAATATAACATCTCCCGTTCACAGCGTTTACTGCCCTTGCTATAAGAAAAATCTTTTATCTTATCAAATGTCATGATATTTTGGTAAAATAGTAATTTTAGGGGCAAATGCATCGGGAATTATCATTTTGAAATATAGATTATCTAGGTTTGGCTCAACACAGTTAATCGAGATCTCTGGAATCCCTTTAATGGCTTGAATTTCTCCGGTTTGATTTCCGGTTTTGATCTCTTTCATTTATTCCTTTAAAAATAGGAGGGTCGAAAAAGGTTTGAATTGATCTTTACTGTGAAACTGCTTCCATGAAACTGTTTACCGCTCAACGAATTCATATTACCCTGTTTACTTTACATTTTATAAACTGTAAATTTACTGTCGAATCAGAGAGATAGGTAAAGAAGTAATGAATCAAAGAAATATATGGGAATAGGAGAAATGGTATGGAAAATAACGAAAATCAAACGGAATCATTTTTTGACTTGCTGGAAAAGCCCGATATAGACCCGGAAAGATTTTTCAAGCTTGTTGATTCTTCTGTTAGGGGTCTGAGGGAGTTCAGGCTCATTGCTGCAGCTATTGAACTTGGGGTATTCGAAGCTCTTAAAGTTCCTTTACCAGCAGGGGTCCTGGCCGAAAAACTTGGCTGTGATCCGGTGCTCATGCCTCACTTCTGCGAGTCTCTGCACAGCCTCGGGCTCCTTGACAGGTTTGAGGAAGGGATACATGAGGACGTAAATGCGCAGATGCGGGAAAAAGACGAATCCGAAGTCGGTACTGAAAACCCGAACCCCGATTCAGGAGGAATGAATGTGGGGGCAGTGTACCTGGTCTCGGAACTGAGTGCAACGTATCTTCTGGAAAACTCTCCTTTTTCCCAGCAGCATTACCTTGCCGAAAGGCTCAGGAATGCTGAACTCTGGACCCGGCTTCCGGAGATTATGATGAAGGGGCCTGAGATTGTCGAGAAAGGTCATTTCTTCGGAGAGGTAGTCCACTGCATGGCTGAAAATGCGCACTGTGGACTGCTGCAGGACACGATCAGGGTTGTGCTGGAACATGTAGATTTTACAAATGTCAAAAAGCTGCTGGACCTCGGGGGAGGACACGGGCTTTATGCGATCGTTTTTTCTAAGTTGAATGAAGGACTTCAGGCTTTTGTTTTTGACCTCCCTCCGGTTACGCACAAGACAAAATATTTCATAGAAAAGTATGGAGCCTCAAATGTGGACATAATTCCCGGAGACTTCTTTACTGATGAAATCGGAAGCGGGTATGACCTTATCTTTTCTTCCTTTAATCCCGGGGGGAAAGTGCCTTCCCTTATCCCGAAGATTTCCGAAGCTCTCAACCCCGGAGGCGTTTTTGTAACCCGGCAGGTCCCTGATGAAAAAATGAAGTCCAGCCCTCTGCTCAGCCTTGATTGGAACCTCTGGACCTTTGAGGATGTAAAGAAAGGAGGGTCAGGATACAGTTTCGAAAACAGTGTCCCCTTTTCCGAATATATAGAAATGCTGGGCAATTACGGGCTTGAAGTCTTCCGGGCACTTGACATGAAAGACGGGTCACGGATCGTATTTGCCTGGAAAGTATAAGTTAATTTTTACAGTGAAAAGGGTACGGGAATAGGAATCCTGAATTGAAAGGGATGTCGCAGTTCCTTCTAACAGGAACTGTTTGATTATATTTTGTGAAGAGTTGAGTTCCGGACAGAA
This genomic interval carries:
- a CDS encoding ATP-binding cassette domain-containing protein, with the protein product MKLLKVEDLKKYYYSGLFKKEVHKAVDGVSFELERGETLGLVGKSGCGKSTLGRTVLRLLEPTSGRVLFEGQDISGFKGSALKNLGIRMQIIFQNSESCLNPRMKVYEAIAEPLRLHRLCERDEEKGRVQELIEAVSLSEELLFRYPRELSGGQLQRIAIARVLGMKPEFIVADEPTSMLDPLVQAQILSLLKSLQENYGISFLFISHDMEVVKWMSDEIAVMEEGKIIDFR
- a CDS encoding methyltransferase, with product MKVKNELMETPAVDSDRLVKTMENSTRGLKEYRLIGTALELEVFEALKTPLRAGELAEKMGFDPVLVPHFCEALVRLGMLDRVEEVAEEEGKEKEGEEKAGKSPVLPRYVNSELTATYLLKESPFSQHQYLSEMSRNAALWTRLPELIKQGPVVVDKGPFFWGIISCMAENTRCGLLQEAVCTVMESVDLGKVRRLLDMGGGHGLYSIAFAKMNEQLEAFVFDLPPVTIKTKQYIEKYGASNVDVIPGDFFKDELGTGYDMVFSSFNPGGKAPELIPKIASALNEGGFFVTLQVPDENTEFDPLFSLDWNLWTFEDTKKGGTGYCFENSVPFNEYIGMLGDYGLEVFRILDLKEGSRMVFTKKK
- a CDS encoding methyltransferase, producing the protein MENNENQTESFFDLLEKPDIDPERFFKLVDSSVRGLREFRLIAAAIELGVFEALKVPLPAGVLAEKLGCDPVLMPHFCESLHSLGLLDRFEEGIHEDVNAQMREKDESEVGTENPNPDSGGMNVGAVYLVSELSATYLLENSPFSQQHYLAERLRNAELWTRLPEIMMKGPEIVEKGHFFGEVVHCMAENAHCGLLQDTIRVVLEHVDFTNVKKLLDLGGGHGLYAIVFSKLNEGLQAFVFDLPPVTHKTKYFIEKYGASNVDIIPGDFFTDEIGSGYDLIFSSFNPGGKVPSLIPKISEALNPGGVFVTRQVPDEKMKSSPLLSLDWNLWTFEDVKKGGSGYSFENSVPFSEYIEMLGNYGLEVFRALDMKDGSRIVFAWKV
- a CDS encoding ABC transporter ATP-binding protein, with translation MSSPLLSIEYLNVTFKTSKGPLKANEGISLEIREGETLGLIGETGCGKTTLGKAILRLLSGNAKIEGKIVYRDTDLLSLPEKKMRLFRGKEIGIMFQNPSACLNPVLSTGRQIAEIYRYHEGVGKKEAEEKAGEMLELVGINSLRGHDYPHQFSGGMLQRVMVAIGLALRPGLLIADEPTKGLDTDTKVQIAELIDGLIRRENASMLLITHDLELAGSFVDRIAVMYAGEIVEVGKAAEVISNPKHPYTLDLLHSLPGKGFRTVSGQAPGLLSLPQGCRYHPRCSFRLEVCSQVHPALRGFCDEHLTRCFLSEMGRRKETAPRSSLTEQSAPSYVEEEA